The following DNA comes from Sphingorhabdus sp. M41.
GTTCGATCTGCTCTTCGGTTGTCCCGATTGTGCCTAGATTATCCATATATATCCTCAATTCCCAAATTGGTCGCAAGACCGTTCGTGGTGAGCCTGTCGAACCCCATCTCTCGTCGCAACAGGTCCTTCGACAAGCTCAGGACGAACGGCAGTTCACGGCTCCAGATTTATCTTGTTTTCGGCAATCCGAGCGCATGTTCTGCGACAATATTGCGCTGAATTTCCGAGGTCCCCCCGCCAATCGTGGCAGAGAAACTGTTGAGATAGCTGCGATGCCAATAGCCATCGTCAACCGCATTCTCATCGCCGACATAATAGCCCGCTTTTGTACCCTGAAACGCGAGCGAAAATTCGGTCAGCTCGCGGATCAGTTCGGTGCGTGCCAGCTTGTTCATCAACGGCAATCCCATCGGCCGATCCTGCATCAGCTGCGGCATCCGGCGGCGCGTGTTGTTCAGATTGAGCGCCTGGATATCGATCATATATTGCGTCATCTTGTCGCGCATCACCGGATCGTCGAGCAAGGGCTTGCCGTTGCGGACCGAATTTTTGGCCAGCTCGACAATCTCCATCACGTCCAGTTCTTTGACGAAGAAACCGCCGACCGGCTTGACCTTGGCACCGCGCTCATATTCCAGCGTCTTCATCGCCATCGACCAGCCATTGCCTTCGCCGCCGAACAGGCAGTCGGCGGAAATGCGGGCGTCGGTGAAGAACGTCTGGACGAAGCCATATTCGCCGGTCAGCTTCTTGATCCGGCTGGTGGTGATGCCGTCGATCTTCATCGGATTGAGGAAGAAGCTGAGGCCGGCATATTTGTTCGGCGCATCGAAATCGGTGCGCGCGAGCAGGATCATATATTTGGCGCGGTCGCCCAGCGAGGTCCAGATTTTCGAGCCGTTGAGCACATATTCATCGCCGTCTTTCACGGCCTTCAATTGCGCATTGCCGAGATCCGATCCGTTTTCCGGTTCGGAAAAGCCCTGGCACCAGATATCCTCGGCGCTGAGCATCGGCTTGATATATTTCTGCTTCTGCTCCTCGGTGCCGAGATCGAGGATCAGCGGCCCGGCCCAACCATTGCCGATCGCGTTGAGCATGATCGGCGCATCATATTTCTTCATCGCCCGGGTGGCGACTCGCTGAAATTCGCTGTGCAGACCACCGCCGCCATATTCCTTTGGCCAGCTGGCGCCGAGATAGCCCGCTTCATAGACCTTGCGCTGCCAGTCGCGGAGGAAATCAAATTGCTCGTCGGTCGACACTTCCATGAAGGTCAGCGGCAGCATGAAGCCCGGATCACGGACGGTATTTTCCTTGAACCAGGCGTCCGCCTGTTCGGCATAATCCTTGAGTTCGGCTGCACTCGGTTTGTCGGCCATAGGTCTTGCTCCCGTTTTCTTATCAATAGGGCCAGTGGCACGGTCCCATTGCCTGCGATATTGCTTGAATCACTAGCGGGTTAATTGAACGATTAAATTGCAAAAAGCAATGGTCGGGACCCGCTAATTTTAGCCTGTGGAGAGAAATATGGTCACCGAAGCATTTACCGGACAGAAACATGTGATGTGCCGGGCCTGCCACGCCCATTGCGGACTGATCGTCGATTTCGAGGACGGCGTTCCGGTGAAGACCCATGGCGACAAGGATAATCCCGAATTCGAAGGCTATAGCTGCATCAAGGGACGCCAGCTGGCCAATTACCACGCTTTCGATACGCGGCTGCTGACCAGCTATAGCGGCATGAAGCATGGCGAGAAACAGCCAGTGCACTGGCGCGATGCGGCGCGCGATATCGCCGCGCGGCTCGAGCGGATCGTCGAGGAACATGGCCCCGACAGCGTGGCCTCCTATGTTGGCACTTTCGGTTACAATAACGTCAACGCCCATGCCTTCATGCTGGCGCTGATGGAATCAATCGGCTCGACCTCGGTCTATGACAGCGTCACCATCGACCAGCCCGGCAAAGGCATTGCCCGCGCCCTGATCGGGCCGTGGCTTGCCGGCGCGCCACGGGTTGGAGACTGGGACGGGCTGATGCTGATCGGCACCAATCCGGTGGTATCGATGAACGGCGGCCTCGGTATGAACCCGGCAAAGAAGCTGCACGACGCGAAGAAGCGTGGAATGCAGCTGATCGTGATCGACCCGCGGGTGACCGACAGCGCGCGTCAGGCTGACATCCACCTGCAATGCCGCCCCGGTCAGGACCCGATCCTGCTCGGCGCCATTGCCAAGATCGTCATCAACGAGGAATTGTACGACAAGGATTTCGTCGCCGGCGATGTCGACGGCTTCGAGGCGCTGAAAAAAGCCGTGCAGCCCTTTGACGCCGGACCGGCCGCTGACCGCGCGGGCGTGGCGGCAGAAGATATCGTCCGCGCGGCGCGCATGTACGGCAGCTGGAAAAAGGCAAGCATCAGCGGCGGCACCGGCACCAATATGTCGGGCGGCGGCAATATCACCGAATATCTCAATCTCGCACTCACCTCGATCATGGGCCACTGGCTGCGCGAAGGCGATCTCAACCGCCGTACCGGCGTGTTCACCAAACCCGCCCCGCCGATTGCCGCAACGCCCGGCCCGATCCCCGCCTGGGGTTTCGGCCGCAAGTTGCACAGCCGCGATCTCGAGCAGAGCATTTCCGGCATGCCGACCTCGGCCCTGCCCGACGAAATACTGACTCCCGGCGACAAGCAGGTGAAGGCGCTAATCTGTCTGGGCGGCAATCCGATGCTCGCCTGGCCCGACCAGCTAAAGACGTTCGAGGCGATGAAGAAACTCGATCTGCTGGTCTGCATCGACCCGCGCATGTCGAAGACCGCCGAACTGGCCGACTATGTCATCGCGCCCAAACTGCATTATGAAGTGCACGGCAACACCGCGGCGCCCGAAATCTACGGTGGCTTCGGCGCCGGCTGGGGATTCGAGAATAATTACGCGCAGGCGAGCCCGCCGATCATGCAATCCCCTGAAGGATCCGACCTGTGCGAGGAATATCAGTTCATTCACGCCCTCGCTTCGGAAATGGGCAAGACGATCAAGGTCAAGTCCTGGGCGTTGCTCGCCCATCCCGACGAGCGCGAGGAAAAGGCCACGGCCTTCCCGCCCGGCGAAACCCCCGATCCGATCAGCGCGTGGAGCGCTTCGCTCAACGGCTGTCCCGCCGATATCGCCAGTCTCTACGAAGATGAAGAGGTGCAGAGGGGCAAGATCGTCGACGCCCAGGCGCTGCTGGTGCAACCCAAACCGGCCGACTGGGAAGGCAAGCTGTCGGTCGGCAACAGCGCTATGATGGAAGAGCTTTCCGAATATGCCGCCAGGCTGGGCGAGCCGGTCGAGGATGGCGAATTCCCCTTCCGGATGATCGGACGGCGGATGACCGAAATCCACAACAGCAACTGGCACGAGGATCCGGTCCAGCGCAAACGCGTGCCGCATCACCCCGCCTTCATGAACCCCGCCGATATGGAAGCGCTCGGCCTGTCCGAGAACCAGCCGGTCGAACTGGAATCGGCCCGCGCCTTCATCAGCTGCGTTGCCAAGGCCGACAAGACCGTGCGTGCTGGCTGCGTGTCCACGCCGCATAGCTGGGGCACCAACCCTGACGAGAAAGAAGACCCGCTGGGCGCTGGCGGAAATACCGGGCGCCTGTCGTTCAACGACCGCGACTTTGACAAGCGCACCGGTATTCCTCTGATGAGCGCTATTCCCATACGGGTTAGAGCGAAGCAGGTGGAACTAGAAGCGGCGGAGTAGTATATTTTCCTCTCCCGTGGGGAGAGGCAAGTGAAGCTTGCCAGCTTGCTGGCTAGCGAAACCAGGTGAGGGGTTGGACCAGCCGAGAGGGTAAACCCCTCACCGATTGCGCCTAAGGCAATGAATTGCCAAGGCTTGTTGCATCTCCCCACGGGAGAGGAAAACGTTGAGTTCCCGAGATAACAATGCCGGTCGGCGCTGATATCAACACTGGCACCATCAGTGGTCATCAGATTGACCTCCCGCAATTAGCCGTACCCCGCCAAAACTTGATGTCGGGAAGGATTTGTTGCACTCTGCGCGGATATTTCCATGGGGAGGAGATGTCATGAGCACAGGCGAACAGGCACAGATCGCGCCGGTCGCGGTCGCAAGCGATCTCACAATCAGTGATCTTCGCGGCGCACTGGCAGCGGGCTGGCGCGATTTCAGAGCCTATCCGGCATTCGGGCTGTTTTTCGCGGCCATCTACGTGAGCGCCGGAATATTCATCTATTTTGCCCTTTTCGTCCAGGGCGAGGTCGCCTGGCTGGTCCCGGCTGCAGCGGGATTTCCACTGCTGGCCCCCTTTATCGCCGTCGGGCTTTATGAAGTGAGCCGCCGCCGCGAAGCCGGTATAGCGATGAGCTGGCGCGCAGTCCTCGGGGCATTGCGCGGGCGCGGCGACGAGCAGATATTGAGCATGGGCGTTATCCTCTTTGTTGCATTCGGCTTCTGGCTGATGGTTGCGCACGGCATTTTCGCCATTTTTCTGGCGGAATCCGGCATAGGGTCAGAATCGATCGCACTGCTCGCCACCGGCGCAGGGCTGATGATGTTGCTGGTCGGCGGTGTCGTCGGCGGGCTGATGGCGCTGGCCTTTTACGCGATCACGGTTGTCAGCCTGCCGATGCTGGTCGATCGCAATGTCGATTTTATAACAGCGATCATTGTCAGCCTGGCATCGGTGCGATCGAACAAATTTGTGCTGCTGGTCTGGGCCATATTTATTGCGACTGCCCTGTTTGTCGCGATGCTCCCGCTGTTCCTCGGGCTGCTCGTCGTGCTGCCGGTCCTCGGCCATGCAACATGGCACCTGTATCGCCGCCTGACCGGTACACCCGGCGAGAAACATCAGCCAGCGCTTGAGCAGGAACTGGCCGGAATAGCTGGATGATCTTCCGCACGGGGGCACGCTGTCCCCGGATTTGCAATTTTGATCAAGCAACCGGTTGCTATATGCCGACGGCAAGCCGGTCATTTTTTGCCAGAACGGCAAGCGCCGAAATTTATCCCAACCGCTATATTATGTTGTATATGGCATTGATCGCATATGTTCGGCCCGCGGTCAGACGATCCGGTTGGAATTTGCAATATTCCGGCAGATAGGCAGATCATGAACGCCGAATGAAGCCGTACAGCCTTGGTTCATTGACGCAATGTCACCCGCTTCTTGCCATCACCTGACCGTGGCATTGTGGCCACTCTAGTTGAAGTATTCCAATTTATGTCCAGCTTTTTCAAACTCCAGTCTCATGATCTGGCGATCGACCTCGGTACCGCCAATACGCTTATCTATGTGCGGGATCGCGGCATCTTGCTCGATGAGCCGTCCGTTGTCGCGCTCGAGACCAACAATGGTGTGACCAAGGTGCTTGCGGTTGGCAGCGATGCCAAGCTGATGATGGGAAAAACGCCGAGTAATATCAAGGTCTTGCGGCCCCTGAAAGACGGGGTCATCGCTGATCTCGATGTCGCGGAGCAGATGATCAAACATTTCATTCATAAAGTACATCAGAAAAAGACCGGGATGTTCCGGCGTTTCGATATTGCCGTATGTATTCCTTCCGGATCCACCAATGTGCAGCGCCGCGCCTTGCGCGATGCTGCCTCCAATGCCGGCGGCTCCGGCGTGTTCTTCATAGAGGAACCGATGGCGGCGGCGATCGGCGCCGGGATAGCGGTTACCGAGCCGATCGGCGCGATGGTGGTCGATATCGGCGGCGGAACAACCGAGGTCGCGATCTTGTCCCTGCAGGGGCTGGCCTACAGCACATCTGCCCGCATGGGCGGCGACAAGATTGATGACGCCATTGCGTCCCATATTCGCCGCAAGCATAATCTGGCGATTGGC
Coding sequences within:
- a CDS encoding DUF2189 domain-containing protein, coding for MSTGEQAQIAPVAVASDLTISDLRGALAAGWRDFRAYPAFGLFFAAIYVSAGIFIYFALFVQGEVAWLVPAAAGFPLLAPFIAVGLYEVSRRREAGIAMSWRAVLGALRGRGDEQILSMGVILFVAFGFWLMVAHGIFAIFLAESGIGSESIALLATGAGLMMLLVGGVVGGLMALAFYAITVVSLPMLVDRNVDFITAIIVSLASVRSNKFVLLVWAIFIATALFVAMLPLFLGLLVVLPVLGHATWHLYRRLTGTPGEKHQPALEQELAGIAG
- a CDS encoding acyl-CoA dehydrogenase family protein; this encodes MADKPSAAELKDYAEQADAWFKENTVRDPGFMLPLTFMEVSTDEQFDFLRDWQRKVYEAGYLGASWPKEYGGGGLHSEFQRVATRAMKKYDAPIMLNAIGNGWAGPLILDLGTEEQKQKYIKPMLSAEDIWCQGFSEPENGSDLGNAQLKAVKDGDEYVLNGSKIWTSLGDRAKYMILLARTDFDAPNKYAGLSFFLNPMKIDGITTSRIKKLTGEYGFVQTFFTDARISADCLFGGEGNGWSMAMKTLEYERGAKVKPVGGFFVKELDVMEIVELAKNSVRNGKPLLDDPVMRDKMTQYMIDIQALNLNNTRRRMPQLMQDRPMGLPLMNKLARTELIRELTEFSLAFQGTKAGYYVGDENAVDDGYWHRSYLNSFSATIGGGTSEIQRNIVAEHALGLPKTR
- a CDS encoding rod shape-determining protein, translated to MSSFFKLQSHDLAIDLGTANTLIYVRDRGILLDEPSVVALETNNGVTKVLAVGSDAKLMMGKTPSNIKVLRPLKDGVIADLDVAEQMIKHFIHKVHQKKTGMFRRFDIAVCIPSGSTNVQRRALRDAASNAGGSGVFFIEEPMAAAIGAGIAVTEPIGAMVVDIGGGTTEVAILSLQGLAYSTSARMGGDKIDDAIASHIRRKHNLAIGETTTELVKHGIASAVSPVDNGRTIHIKGRDLVSGMPKKIAITEAEIAHAIAEQVGQIAEAVLNALENTKPELAADIMDQGIVMTGGGALLGRIDEFIAEKTGLAVTIADDPLTCVAIGAGRALEDPDYRNMLVPA
- a CDS encoding molybdopterin-containing oxidoreductase family protein — its product is MVTEAFTGQKHVMCRACHAHCGLIVDFEDGVPVKTHGDKDNPEFEGYSCIKGRQLANYHAFDTRLLTSYSGMKHGEKQPVHWRDAARDIAARLERIVEEHGPDSVASYVGTFGYNNVNAHAFMLALMESIGSTSVYDSVTIDQPGKGIARALIGPWLAGAPRVGDWDGLMLIGTNPVVSMNGGLGMNPAKKLHDAKKRGMQLIVIDPRVTDSARQADIHLQCRPGQDPILLGAIAKIVINEELYDKDFVAGDVDGFEALKKAVQPFDAGPAADRAGVAAEDIVRAARMYGSWKKASISGGTGTNMSGGGNITEYLNLALTSIMGHWLREGDLNRRTGVFTKPAPPIAATPGPIPAWGFGRKLHSRDLEQSISGMPTSALPDEILTPGDKQVKALICLGGNPMLAWPDQLKTFEAMKKLDLLVCIDPRMSKTAELADYVIAPKLHYEVHGNTAAPEIYGGFGAGWGFENNYAQASPPIMQSPEGSDLCEEYQFIHALASEMGKTIKVKSWALLAHPDEREEKATAFPPGETPDPISAWSASLNGCPADIASLYEDEEVQRGKIVDAQALLVQPKPADWEGKLSVGNSAMMEELSEYAARLGEPVEDGEFPFRMIGRRMTEIHNSNWHEDPVQRKRVPHHPAFMNPADMEALGLSENQPVELESARAFISCVAKADKTVRAGCVSTPHSWGTNPDEKEDPLGAGGNTGRLSFNDRDFDKRTGIPLMSAIPIRVRAKQVELEAAE